A single region of the Candidatus Methylomirabilota bacterium genome encodes:
- a CDS encoding DUF3185 domain-containing protein: MKPVTLVGIALIILGIIALAIQGISYTTQKNVVDVGPLKIEAKEEKTIPLPPVIGGVAVVVGLVLVFLSRR; this comes from the coding sequence ATGAAGCCGGTCACGCTCGTGGGCATCGCCCTCATCATCCTCGGGATCATCGCGTTGGCGATTCAGGGAATCTCGTACACCACGCAGAAGAACGTGGTCGACGTGGGGCCGCTCAAGATCGAAGCCAAGGAGGAGAAGACGATCCCCCTACCGCCCGTGATCGGCGGCGTCGCCGTCGTCGTGGGCCTCGTGCTGGTGTTCCTCAGTCGCCGGTGA
- a CDS encoding aldo/keto reductase has protein sequence MITRPFGASSYPVAVIGQGTWRMGERQSARKDEVAALRLGLDLGLTHIDTAEMYGNGGAEEVVGEAIAGRRPEVFVTAKVPPSHASYDGTLRACEASLRRLKTNYLDLYLIHWWSERHPIADTMRAMETLVGRGLVRFIGVSNFAVGQLKAARAALTGERLVCNQVLYHVKARGIEGELLPYCEREGIAVVGYTPLARGGYARGVVASIAKKYGRTPRQVVLNFLTRRPSLFTIPKASRPEHLRENAAALEFTLSAEDVARIDRAFPPPRRRRSTRPRPGAAARSRRPSSRARA, from the coding sequence GTGATCACGCGCCCCTTCGGCGCCTCCAGCTACCCCGTCGCCGTCATCGGCCAGGGCACCTGGCGCATGGGCGAGCGGCAGAGCGCCCGGAAGGATGAGGTCGCCGCACTCCGCCTGGGGCTCGATCTCGGCCTGACCCACATCGATACGGCCGAGATGTACGGCAACGGCGGCGCCGAGGAGGTCGTGGGCGAGGCCATCGCGGGGCGGCGCCCCGAGGTCTTCGTCACCGCCAAGGTGCCGCCGTCCCACGCGTCCTACGACGGCACGCTCCGCGCCTGCGAGGCCTCGCTCCGGCGGCTCAAGACCAACTACCTCGACCTCTACTTGATCCACTGGTGGAGCGAGCGCCATCCCATCGCCGACACGATGCGCGCGATGGAGACGCTGGTCGGGCGGGGACTCGTCCGCTTCATCGGCGTGAGCAACTTCGCAGTCGGCCAGCTGAAGGCGGCCCGGGCCGCGCTCACCGGCGAGCGGCTCGTGTGCAACCAGGTCCTCTACCACGTCAAGGCGCGCGGCATCGAGGGGGAGCTCCTGCCCTATTGTGAGCGCGAGGGGATCGCGGTGGTGGGCTACACGCCGCTGGCCCGCGGCGGCTATGCGCGGGGGGTGGTGGCGTCGATCGCCAAGAAGTACGGCCGCACCCCGCGCCAGGTCGTACTGAACTTCCTCACGCGCCGGCCGTCGCTCTTCACGATCCCCAAGGCCAGCCGGCCCGAGCACCTCCGCGAGAACGCGGCGGCGCTGGAGTTCACCCTGAGCGCGGAGGACGTCGCCCGCATCGACCGGGCCTTCCCCCCGCCGCGACGGCGTCGATCTACACGACCCCGGCCCGGCGCAGCCGCGCGATCTCGGCGGCCTTCATCCCGAGCACGCGCTTGA
- a CDS encoding CoA transferase, with product MARAAKPLAGLRVLDLTRVLAGPFCSQILGDMGAEVIKIEEPGKGDDTRRWPPFVVGEATYFMSVNRNKRSVALNLKAAEGIAILRKLAAKSDVLIENFRPGTMQRLGLGYPALGRLNRRLVYCSISGFGESGPEAHRAGYDLIVQGESGIMDLTGFPDGPPVKVGNSIADLVAGMSAAHGITLALLARTRTRRGQKVEIAMLDVMASLLTYQAGIYFGTGQRPARKGNQHPSIVPYEVFKAGDAYLTLGVANNSLWKQCCAALERPELAGDPRFDTEARRVENRGQLVPLLNEILGTRSAEEWLKRLEAAGVPAGRIKTVAEVCQSEHLKARGMIVRLPHPRAGHVTVMGVPVRLGSTPGAVTTPPPLLGEHTDVVLKRVLGMKAAEIARLRRAGVV from the coding sequence GTGGCGCGAGCGGCTAAGCCCCTGGCCGGCCTCCGCGTGCTCGACCTCACGCGCGTGCTGGCCGGGCCCTTCTGCTCGCAGATCCTGGGCGACATGGGCGCCGAGGTGATCAAGATCGAGGAGCCCGGTAAGGGCGACGACACGCGCCGCTGGCCGCCGTTCGTCGTCGGTGAGGCGACCTACTTCATGTCGGTGAACCGCAACAAGCGGAGCGTGGCGCTCAACCTCAAGGCGGCCGAGGGCATCGCCATCCTCCGGAAGCTCGCCGCCAAGAGTGACGTGCTGATCGAGAACTTCCGGCCGGGGACGATGCAGCGCCTCGGGCTCGGCTACCCGGCCCTGGGCAGGCTCAACCGCCGGCTTGTCTACTGCTCGATCTCCGGCTTCGGCGAGTCGGGTCCCGAGGCGCATCGCGCGGGCTACGACCTGATCGTGCAGGGCGAGTCCGGCATCATGGACCTGACGGGCTTTCCCGACGGCCCGCCGGTGAAGGTCGGCAACTCCATCGCCGACCTTGTGGCGGGCATGTCGGCCGCTCATGGGATCACCCTGGCGCTGCTGGCCCGGACGAGGACGCGGCGGGGCCAGAAGGTCGAGATCGCCATGCTCGACGTGATGGCTTCGCTGCTGACGTACCAGGCCGGGATCTATTTCGGGACGGGCCAGCGCCCCGCCCGCAAGGGCAACCAGCACCCGTCGATCGTGCCCTACGAGGTCTTCAAGGCCGGTGACGCGTACCTCACCCTGGGCGTCGCCAACAACTCGCTCTGGAAGCAGTGCTGCGCGGCGCTGGAGCGGCCGGAGCTGGCCGGCGACCCGCGCTTCGACACGGAGGCCAGGCGGGTCGAGAACCGCGGACAGCTCGTCCCGCTGCTGAACGAGATTCTGGGGACGCGGAGCGCGGAGGAGTGGCTCAAGCGGCTGGAGGCGGCCGGCGTCCCCGCCGGGCGCATCAAGACCGTGGCCGAGGTCTGCCAGAGCGAGCACCTCAAGGCCCGCGGCATGATCGTGCGCCTGCCCCATCCCCGGGCGGGCCACGTCACGGTCATGGGCGTGCCCGTGCGCCTGGGCTCCACGCCGGGCGCCGTCACCACGCCGCCCCCCCTGCTCGGCGAGCACACCGACGTGGTGCTCAAGCGCGTGCTCGGGATGAAGGCCGCCGAGATCGCGCGGCTGCGCCGGGCCGGGGTCGTGTAG
- a CDS encoding OB-fold domain-containing protein — protein MVVAPPAPFCPWHPVAMAPTTVAGVGEIVSFTTLHSPPEGFRSPLHLALVALEGGARFLCHGAETRGLKIGSRVAIEAVNEVYYFSHLGALDRARLFWRRAGHAGDRVNAITRSVVKKLWPGGSRGASG, from the coding sequence ATGGTCGTGGCTCCCCCCGCCCCCTTCTGCCCGTGGCATCCGGTCGCCATGGCGCCGACCACCGTCGCCGGGGTGGGCGAGATCGTGTCCTTCACGACGCTGCACTCGCCGCCGGAGGGCTTCCGCTCGCCCCTGCACCTCGCGCTGGTGGCGCTGGAAGGCGGCGCCCGCTTCCTCTGCCACGGCGCCGAGACCCGCGGCCTCAAGATCGGCTCCCGGGTGGCGATCGAGGCCGTCAACGAGGTCTACTACTTCTCGCACCTCGGCGCCCTCGATCGCGCGCGGCTATTCTGGCGGCGCGCCGGTCACGCCGGCGACCGGGTCAACGCCATCACCCGGAGCGTCGTGAAGAAGCTCTGGCCAGGAGGCTCCCGTGGCGCGAGCGGCTAA
- a CDS encoding thiolase domain-containing protein (Catalyzes the synthesis of acetoacetyl coenzyme A from two molecules of acetyl coenzyme A. It can also act as a thiolase, catalyzing the reverse reaction and generating two-carbon units from the four-carbon product of fatty acid oxidation): MRDVWIAGVGMTRIGRRAEGLQDLMAEAAHAALAAASIERPHAIVVAAMNPEEFLGDGNFASSVANHLGFADVPTIRIETATSSGAAAFYAGFAQVAAGLTRRVLVVGGEKMTHLPTPRVSELIGRSIDPYERSYGATMPALAGLVTRALMARQPIGEREISQVAVKNHAHAARNPYAHFREPVSLEQVMQSRMVADPLRLLHCCPISDGAAAAVLTAERTPVRVAGIGQGTDTLALRHRSDLTSFRATQGAARAAFAMAGFGPERVDFAEVHDAFAPFELIALEDLGLVPPGKAVRATVHGETALDGRLPINPSGGLKARGHPLAATGLAQLVECVWQLTGRAEGRQVDGRVALAHSIGGLATNNWVTILESA, encoded by the coding sequence ATGCGTGACGTCTGGATCGCGGGCGTGGGAATGACCAGGATCGGCCGCCGGGCCGAAGGGCTTCAGGATCTGATGGCCGAGGCGGCCCACGCGGCGCTGGCGGCCGCCTCCATCGAGCGGCCCCACGCGATCGTGGTCGCCGCGATGAATCCCGAGGAGTTCCTCGGCGACGGCAACTTCGCCTCCAGTGTCGCGAACCACCTGGGCTTCGCCGACGTGCCGACGATCCGGATCGAGACCGCCACCTCGTCGGGCGCCGCCGCCTTCTACGCGGGCTTCGCCCAGGTGGCGGCCGGCCTGACCCGCCGGGTGCTCGTCGTGGGCGGTGAGAAGATGACGCACCTGCCGACGCCGCGCGTGTCCGAGCTGATCGGGCGCTCGATCGATCCCTATGAGCGCTCCTACGGAGCCACCATGCCGGCCCTGGCCGGGCTCGTCACGCGGGCCCTCATGGCGCGGCAGCCGATCGGCGAGCGCGAGATCTCGCAGGTCGCGGTGAAGAACCACGCCCACGCCGCGCGGAATCCCTACGCGCATTTCCGGGAGCCCGTGTCGCTCGAGCAGGTGATGCAGAGCCGCATGGTGGCCGATCCGCTGCGGCTGCTCCACTGCTGCCCGATCTCCGACGGGGCCGCGGCCGCGGTGCTGACGGCCGAGCGCACGCCGGTGCGGGTGGCGGGGATCGGGCAGGGGACCGACACGCTCGCCCTTCGCCACCGGTCCGACCTGACGAGCTTCAGGGCCACCCAGGGCGCCGCGCGCGCGGCCTTCGCGATGGCCGGGTTCGGTCCTGAGCGCGTCGACTTCGCCGAAGTCCACGATGCCTTCGCGCCCTTCGAGCTGATCGCGCTGGAGGACCTCGGCCTCGTCCCCCCCGGCAAGGCGGTGCGCGCCACCGTGCACGGCGAGACGGCGCTCGACGGGCGACTGCCGATCAATCCCTCCGGCGGCCTCAAGGCGCGCGGCCATCCGCTGGCGGCGACCGGCCTGGCGCAGCTCGTCGAGTGCGTGTGGCAGCTTACCGGGCGGGCCGAGGGCCGGCAGGTGGACGGCCGCGTGGCTCTGGCCCATTCCATCGGCGGGCTCGCGACGAACAACTGGGTGACAATCTTGGAATCGGCATGA
- a CDS encoding helix-turn-helix domain-containing protein: protein MSVLSRPAPVAPPTPVPPAPGYHGAVCEFKRRLIEATLHQVQGNRTHAARALGLQRTYLLRLIRDLGVAAPPPPPRRGRGNGASAPH from the coding sequence ATGAGCGTCCTCAGCCGACCCGCTCCGGTCGCGCCGCCGACGCCGGTCCCGCCGGCGCCGGGCTATCACGGCGCCGTCTGCGAGTTCAAGCGCCGCCTGATCGAGGCCACACTGCACCAGGTTCAGGGCAACCGAACGCACGCGGCTCGCGCGCTCGGTCTGCAGCGCACCTATCTGCTGCGGCTCATCCGCGACCTCGGCGTGGCCGCGCCTCCGCCTCCGCCGCGACGCGGCCGCGGCAACGGAGCGAGCGCGCCCCACTGA
- the fdxA gene encoding ferredoxin, whose translation MPYIIAEPCINVKDKACVEVCPVDCIYEGPDMLFIHPDECIDCGACEPVCPVKAIFAEDETPEQWKRFIELNRQFFKDNPGVQPAKKD comes from the coding sequence ATGCCGTATATCATCGCCGAGCCGTGCATCAACGTCAAAGACAAGGCCTGCGTCGAAGTCTGCCCCGTCGACTGCATTTATGAAGGCCCGGACATGCTGTTCATCCATCCGGATGAGTGCATCGACTGCGGCGCCTGCGAGCCCGTGTGCCCGGTGAAGGCGATCTTCGCGGAGGACGAGACGCCGGAGCAGTGGAAGCGCTTCATCGAGCTGAACCGCCAGTTCTTCAAGGACAACCCCGGGGTGCAGCCCGCGAAGAAGGATTGA
- a CDS encoding ABC transporter permease — protein sequence MAITPPIDRAVELLEAGPRRVWMAAVWDFVQRRPLGAAGAGIVLVMFVVAVTATVIAPYDPLAVDFGAMLTAPAMDHWLGTDAFGRDVLSRMIYGSRTALIVGFGAAFFGATAGAILGVASAYFAGRIDLYLQRVMDIFISFPLIILALAMVAILGNNLPNLITAITVPMIPRSALVIRSSALSVREMPYVDAARAAGFGHARIILRHMLPNVMAPYLIMLTAFLGQAILLEASLSFLGLGVQEPTPAWGLMLRGAAVQFAETAPWMAIFPGLAISLAVFAFNLFGDSLRDALDPKLRAQ from the coding sequence GTGGCCATCACCCCGCCCATCGACCGCGCCGTAGAGCTCCTGGAGGCTGGGCCCCGCCGGGTCTGGATGGCGGCGGTGTGGGATTTCGTGCAGCGCCGCCCGCTGGGGGCGGCCGGGGCGGGCATCGTCCTGGTGATGTTTGTCGTGGCCGTCACGGCCACCGTGATCGCGCCCTACGACCCGCTGGCCGTGGACTTCGGGGCTATGCTGACGGCGCCCGCGATGGATCACTGGCTCGGCACGGACGCCTTCGGCCGCGACGTCCTCTCGCGCATGATCTACGGGTCGCGGACGGCCCTCATCGTCGGGTTCGGCGCCGCCTTTTTCGGGGCCACGGCGGGAGCGATCCTCGGTGTCGCCAGCGCCTACTTCGCGGGCCGGATCGACCTCTATCTCCAGCGGGTCATGGATATCTTCATCTCGTTCCCGCTCATCATCCTGGCCCTGGCCATGGTGGCCATCCTGGGCAACAACCTGCCGAACCTCATCACCGCCATCACCGTCCCGATGATCCCGCGCTCCGCGCTCGTGATCCGCTCCAGCGCCCTCAGCGTTCGCGAGATGCCCTATGTGGACGCCGCGCGCGCCGCTGGGTTCGGCCACGCCCGGATCATCCTCCGCCACATGCTCCCGAACGTGATGGCGCCGTACCTGATCATGCTGACCGCCTTCCTGGGGCAGGCGATCCTGCTCGAAGCCTCGCTGTCGTTCCTCGGGCTCGGCGTGCAGGAGCCCACGCCGGCGTGGGGGCTCATGCTGCGAGGCGCGGCCGTGCAGTTCGCGGAAACGGCACCCTGGATGGCGATCTTTCCCGGACTGGCGATCAGCCTCGCCGTGTTCGCCTTCAACCTCTTTGGCGACTCGCTGCGGGACGCGCTCGACCCCAAGCTCCGAGCGCAATGA